A portion of the Halalkalicoccus tibetensis genome contains these proteins:
- a CDS encoding restriction endonuclease, translated as MKRSLKRLLRRQARKQTKEAIRALEQAAEDGQSDGKTGAESNVGVDARARTTETDVTPDSGLKEALQSMDDYDFEQFVADLWERMGWETEVSTQSNDRGIDVVATRNSPYEEKALIQAKRYGPNTTVGSPDIQQYASLKHQRHGVDKVLVVTTNGFSGQARELAHQLNVKLVDGDDLAGLVEGLDATGLVERYVPAIREPEPEPGPGVEPNPEPESDSEAEAEVESRTSTPSFGSPDESIEAGSIGETTADRGSTAKAGTAAREDEGPLDSRLPGERWQWVAATTALWPIAAMLGGADGGLSMLIAWAGLPYAILKDGTWTRWRRWYAVAALLPGFAMFVGGWYLLMRWRAVGLE; from the coding sequence GTGAAGCGGAGCCTGAAGCGCCTCCTTCGGCGCCAGGCACGCAAGCAGACCAAGGAGGCGATTCGAGCCCTGGAGCAGGCCGCCGAGGACGGGCAGAGCGACGGAAAGACGGGTGCGGAATCGAACGTGGGCGTCGACGCCCGGGCCCGCACTACCGAAACGGACGTGACCCCGGACTCGGGGCTTAAGGAGGCCCTCCAGTCGATGGACGACTACGACTTCGAGCAGTTCGTCGCGGACCTCTGGGAGCGGATGGGCTGGGAGACGGAGGTCTCGACCCAGTCGAACGATCGGGGGATCGACGTGGTGGCGACGCGGAACTCGCCCTACGAGGAGAAAGCGCTGATCCAGGCCAAACGCTACGGGCCGAACACGACCGTCGGAAGCCCCGACATCCAGCAGTACGCGAGCCTGAAACACCAGCGCCACGGGGTCGACAAGGTGCTGGTGGTGACGACCAACGGTTTCTCGGGCCAGGCACGGGAGCTGGCCCACCAGCTCAACGTGAAGCTCGTCGACGGCGACGACCTCGCGGGCCTGGTCGAGGGGCTCGACGCGACGGGTCTCGTCGAGCGGTACGTCCCCGCGATCCGCGAACCGGAACCCGAGCCCGGCCCAGGAGTCGAACCGAATCCCGAGCCCGAATCGGATTCGGAAGCGGAGGCGGAGGTGGAGTCGCGGACGTCGACACCGAGCTTCGGATCGCCCGACGAGTCGATCGAAGCGGGTTCGATCGGGGAAACGACAGCCGATCGTGGATCGACGGCGAAGGCGGGAACGGCGGCCCGCGAGGACGAGGGGCCGCTCGACTCGCGGCTCCCCGGCGAGCGCTGGCAGTGGGTCGCGGCGACCACGGCGCTGTGGCCGATCGCCGCCATGCTCGGCGGCGCTGACGGCGGGCTCTCGATGCTGATCGCGTGGGCCGGGCTTCCCTATGCCATCCTCAAGGACGGGACCTGGACTCGGTGGCGGCGATGGTACGCCGTCGCCGCGCTGCTCCCGGGGTTCGCGATGTTCGTCGGAGGGTGGTACCTGCTGATGCGCTGGCGGGCGGTGGGCCTTGAGTGA